A genomic segment from Aegilops tauschii subsp. strangulata cultivar AL8/78 chromosome 1, Aet v6.0, whole genome shotgun sequence encodes:
- the LOC109786909 gene encoding uncharacterized protein has translation MSSAPAPPPPPPPSSPPADEGRPREATEVDDRVASHVDPFLVEALDNPRHRLMILRMELDIQKFMQNHHLHEFEFQHFPTSYLRCAAHRVAQHYGLETTVADSLVDGSNSRIVARKTPESKYPAIALSEVPVKQARNDIEAAEKLKFVICQRPKASQNGAYGAGTNNGAAKTVEERIDDYNKARARIFNGSIPADVVGPSDLGGLSIARNEPVNVEPSVDENKGCTFNSRSRVAVFKDTEKDRSDPDYDRNYKRYVRPPVPDYGVSPGAFNFAVPQFVQYGVGYMQSPSMPRNQPSVYFGQPDLSMGSSGTAVYPQWPTPAMMYPHCYDNLGHVISQVPVYQSFNHG, from the exons ATGAGCTCCgcccccgccccgccgccgccgccgccgccgtcctcgccccCCGCCGACGAGGGGCGGCCGAGGGAGGCGACGGAGGTGGACGACCGGGTGGCCTCCCACGTCGACCCGTTCCTCGTGGAGGCGCTCGACAACCCCCGCCACCGCCTCATGA TTTTGCGGATGGAATTGGATATACAGAAATTTATGCAGAATCATCACCTGCATGAATTTGAATTCCAGCATTTTCCAACTTCTTACCTCCGCTGTGCTGCTCATCGTGTTGCACAACATTATGGTTTAGAGACTACAGTAGCAGATAGCTTAGTTGATGGTTCTAATAGCAGGATAGTTGCGAGAAAAACACCTGAAAGCAAATATCCAGCTATTGCTTTATCAGAAGTTCCCGTTAAACAAGCAAGAAATGATATTGAGGCAGCAGAAAAGCTTAAGTTTGTCATTTGTCAAAGGCCTAAAGCTTCCCAAAATGGTGCATATGGTGCTGGAACCAACAATGGTGCGGCTAAAACTGTTGAAGAGAGGATAGATGATTACAATAAGGCACGGGCACGCATTTTCAATGGTTCCATTCCTGCAGATGTTGTAGGCCCAAGTGATTTAGGAGGTTTGTCGATTGCCAGAAACGAACCGGTGAATGTTGAGCCTTCTGTTGATGAGAACAAGGGTTGCACATTCAATAGCCGTTCCAGGGTTGCTGTTTTTAAGGACACTGAAAAAGATCGTAGTGATCCTGACTACGATCGTAATTACAAAAG GTATGTTAGGCCCCCCGTGCCTGACTATGGTGTGAGCCCAGGCGCCTTCAATTTTGCCGTGCCTCAGTTTGTGCAGTATGGTGTTGGTTATATGCAGTCTCCTAGCATGCCGAGAAACCAACCTTCTGTGTACTTTGGTCAACCTGATTTATCGATGGGATCTTCTGGAACTGCTGTTTACCCACAGTGGCCTACCCCAGCAATGATGTACCCCCATTGCTATGACAATCTTGGCCATGTGATTTCTCAG GTTCCGGTGTACCAGTCCTTCAACCATGGTTAG
- the LOC141032486 gene encoding protein FAR1-RELATED SEQUENCE 5-like translates to MVQILSLIHSKNGSLSSMPYLPADVTNLKAKYHRESKLADIEATIAYFDEKAKEDQDFFYRIRLDDEDRVRNMYWVDGAARRAYKHFRDCISFDTTYLTNRYKMPCTPFIGINNHNQSLQFGCGLIRNEDTDGYVWLFKTFLECMGGLAPMNIITDQDFSMRAGIEEIFPLAVHRHCRWHIIKKAEETLGPFFADRPDLRKAFELCVDHSLTVEEFERSWMAMIETYQVQDHETLASLWEK, encoded by the coding sequence ATGGTGCAGATACTCTCCCTCATCCACAGCAAAAACGGGTCTCTGAGTAGCATGCCCTACCTACCAGCAGACGTCACAAACCTAAAGGCAAAGTACCATAGAGAAAGCAAGTTGGCTGACATAGAAGCCACGATAGCCTACTTCGATGAGAAAGCTAAAGAAGATCAAGATTTCTTCTACAGGATAAGATTGGACGATGAGGACCGTGTCAGGAACATGTATTGGGTGGATGGTGCTGCAAGAAGAGCCTACAAACATTTCCGAGACTGCATTTCTTTCGACACGACATATCTCACTAATAGGTACAAGATGCCATGCACTCCATTCATAGGAATAAATAACCACAATCAGTCATTGCAGTTCGGATGCGGGCTCATTCGGAACGAAGACACGGATGGGTACGTTTGGCTGTTCAAGACCTTCTTGGAGTGCATGGGTGGACTTGCTCCAATGAACATAATAACAGACCAGGATTTTAGCATGCGTGCAGGCATAGAGGAGATCTTTCCGTTGGCAGTGCACAGGCACTGCAGGTGGCACATTATAAAGAAGGCTGAGGAGACACTAGGACCGTTCTTTGCTGACCGTCCAGACCTGCGCAAGGCATTCGAGCTGTGCGTGGACCACAGCTTGACGGTGGAGGAGTTTGAAAGGAGCTGGATGGCTATGATTGAAACATATCAAGTCCAAGACCACGAGACGCTTGCTAGCTTGTGGGAGAAGTGA